From Azospirillum brasilense:
GGCGCCGGCGGTCAGGCTGGCGGTCAGGCGGTCGTCGCCCTCCTGGCTGGTCAGGATGACGATCTGGAAGAACAGGCCGCGGCGCCGGCGGAAACGGTCGAACCGCTCGCACAGCTGGGTGCCGCTGGTGCCCGGCATCACGAGGTCGAGGATTACGCAGTCCAGCCCGCCGTCCTCCAGCGCCGCCACCGCCTCGTCGGCGTTGCGCGCGGCGACGACGTGGCAGCCGTCCTCCTCCAGCTCGGCGCGCAGGAACTCGCGATAGGTCGCGCTGTCGTCCACCACCAGGATGCGCGCCCGCCGCAGGATCGGACACGGTCGGCGGCGCGTTGCGCCGGTCGAGCAGCGCCATGGCCTGCTGCACCACGCCCTGGGTATCGGCGGGGTCCACCCGATGCACGTCGGCGGGAATGCCGGCCTCCGCCGCCCGTTCCGCCGAACCCAGCAGCATGGCCGGGGCCGGGCAGCGCCGCCGCAGCTCCGTCAGGGTGCGGGCGGCCTCGCCGTCGGCCTCGACCATCAGCAGGTCGAAGGGACGGCGCGACAGTTCCGCGACCGCCGGCTCCACCGTTTCGACGCAGCTCGCCTCGATGCCCTGCTCCTCCAGCATCAGCTTCAGGAGAAGTCCCTGTGTCTGCGAAGCGATGACGATCAGCGCCCTGGGTCCACTCATGAGGGGCTCCACTCCCGTCGAAACCAGTTCCAGCAAACGGGCCGCCACCTTGTCGATGGGCAGCTCCTCGGTAACGCCTCCCAGCCTGACCGCGGTCCCCGGCATGCTGTGGATGACTGCGGTGGAGGCGTGCTCCGCGATGGTGTAGGCACCCGCGCGGTGCATGTCGGTGAGGCCGCGCGCCCCGTCCTCCCCCATGCCGGTCAGCAGCACGCCGATGGCGGCGGCGCCGAAGGCCGAGGCCAGGGAGGAGAACAGCACGTCCCCGGACGGCCTCTGGCCGCAGACCGGGGCGCCGTGGACCAGCCGCATCCCGCTGGGCTCGGCGGTCAGATGAAGCTCGCCGGGGGCGACATAGACGTGACCGGGCCGATGCGGCCCGTCGGAGGCCAGCGCCACCGGCAGCGGCGTGACCGACCCCAGCCAGGAGGCGAAGCCGGCCACGAAGGGCGCGCCGATGTGCTGCACGACGAAGACGGGCAGGGGGAAGTTGGTCGGCAGCCCGCGCAGCAGCTTCACCAGCGCCGCCGGCCCGCCCGTCGAGGCGGTGATCCCCAGCGCGCGGAACTGCCGCTTCACCACGGACGGCGGCAGGGGCGGCGGCGTCGGGACGCTGGCACCCCTGCGGCGGCCGTTGGTGCCGACGGGCTCCTCGTCGCCGTTGCGCGGGCGCCCGCGCTGCCGGATCACCTTCACCTGGCTCATGATGGTGAGCTGGGTGCAGAGATGACGGGCGACGGTCTGATAGTCGGCGCGGGCCATGCTGCCCGGCTTTTCCACCACGGCCAAGGCCCCGGCCTGGAGCGCCCGCATCGGGATGTCCAGGTCGCGCACGTCGGAGGCGACGACGACGATGGGCACGGGATGCTCCCGCATCAGCCGCTCGGTCACGGCGAAGCCGTCGATCCCCGGCAGGCGGATGTCCAGCGACACCACGTCCGGCTTCAGCGAGACGACCATGCGCAGAGCCTGCTCGCCCGACGCGGCGATGCCGGCCACCTCCAGCCGCGGGTCCTCGCCGATGACGTGGGCGAGGAGCTGCTGGACGACCGGCGAGTCCTCCACCACCAGGACGCGGATCTTGCGGGCGCCGGTCACAGCAGCCGCCGGATGCCGGCCAGAAGCTCGTTCTGGTCGAAGCGGGTCTTGACGATGTAGGCGTCGGCACCGAGGTCCAGCCCGCGCTCGCGGTCCTCGTCGCTGGCGCGCGAGGTGACCAGGATCACCGGCAGGTCGGAGGTCATGGGGTTGCCCTTGACGGCCTGGAGCAGGGCGAACCCGTCCATCCTCGGCATCTCCACGTCGCTGATGATCAGGTTCACATCCTCCAGCTCGCCGAGCGTTTCGACCGCCTCGCGCCCATCCACGCACAGCGTGACCCGGTAACCATGGGCCTCCAGGATGCTCTTTTCCAGAGTTCGCGTGGTGATGGAGTCGTCCACAACCAAAATGTGCGGCCGCCGCCGCGCCGACTCATCGACCGGACGGACCAGCGGCGGCAGGGCCATGCCGGGGCGCGGCGACAGGGCGGCGGGATTCAGCACCAGGGCCGGCGATCCGTCGTCCATCAACACGGTGCCGAGGAAGCGGGCGGCGTCGATTCCCACCTCCTCCGCCGGGGTGACCACCGAGTCGCGGGTGGCCAGCAGCGCGTCCACGACCAGGGCGACCCGCCGCCCGGCAGTGCGCAGGATGACGAGCGCCAGCGGCGCACCGTTGCCCTGCGGCATGGCGCCGTCGTAGCCGAGCAAGGCGGCCATTGGCGTCACCGGAATGTCCTCCTCCTCCAGCCGGATGGTCGGGGCGGCGAGGTCGGTGAACAGCGTGTCCGCCGGGACGCGCAGCACGCGCGCCACGTCGTTGCTGGGAATCGCCAGGATGTCGTCCTGGACCGCCACGAAGACCAGCCGCTGGCTGAGCAGGCTGAGCGGCACCTCCACCGTGACGACGGTCCCGCCGCCCTCGCGCGCGGCCAGCGTCACCGAGCCCTGGAGCCGGGTGACCTCCCGCCGCACGATGGCGAGGCCCATGCCGCGCCCGGCGTATTCGTTCGCGGTGGGGGCGGTGGAGAAGCCCGGCTCGAAGATCAGGTCGAGCAGCCGTTCCTCCGGGGCCGCCTCCGCCTCGTCGGCGCCCAGCAGGCCGCGCTCGACGGCGTGGCGGGCGATGGCCGCGCGGTTCGGGCCGCGCCCGTCGTCCTCGATGCGCAGGACGAGCCGGCGCCCGACGACCGAGGCTTCGAAGCGGACGGTCGCCGCAGCGCGCTTGCCCGCGGCCACACGCTCCTGCGGGGTTTCGACGCCGTGGCTGACGGCGTTGCGCGCGATGTGCAGCACCGGGTCCTTCAGCCGTTGCAGGACCACCCGGTCGGCCTGGGTCTCCAGCCCGCGGATGTCCGCCTCGACCTCCTTGCCCTGGGCGCGGCTGATGTCGCGGATCATGCGGCCGAGGTTGCTGAACTGGGACTCCGCCGGCAGCATGCGGAGCTGCCGCACCTCGTCCTGGAATCCGCTGCCCCAGCGGCGCAGCGACCAGAGATGCCGGTCATGGGCGCGGTGCGCCGCGTCCAGCGAGGCGCCGAGCGCGCGGAACCGCCGCTCGAAGGAGGACAGGCGCAGGGCCGTTTCATCGCCCGCGAAGCTGGTGGCGCCGGCCCCCGCGGCATCATGGGAGCCGCGGAGCAGGCGGGGCCGCATGGCATGCCAGCTCCGTTCCAGGGCGCGCCATTCGCCGCGCAGTTCGCGCAGCTCGGCGACCAGGGCGGACTGGTTCTCGATCTCCGGCAGGAGGCCGGCGGCGGCGGTGAACAGCCGTTCCAGCCCGGCGGCGCGGATGCGGACCAGCGCCGCGTT
This genomic window contains:
- a CDS encoding response regulator, whose amino-acid sequence is MVDDSATYREFLRAELEEDGCHVVAARNADEAVAALEDGGLDCVILDLVMPGTSGTQLCERFDRFRRRRGLFFQIVILTSQEGDDRLTASLTAGADDFVGKSQPMDILKIRLMALLRRKYMVEDHLARLSPPMPSA
- a CDS encoding hybrid sensor histidine kinase/response regulator, whose product is MNDIRARLLAAFDLEHKEHLAAIREALRAVEKDPAHLPDLVEIHRRAHSLKGAARAVDLPEVERLSHWLEAAFIAIQRGTVPFDAAARDVVRRALDAIEDVVAWATRGGGEVDIAEVLAELTRMGGEGGGPEPVQRRPSPGPSPAAPGADAARDASPTAAPRRAQTTGPAENAALVRIRAAGLERLFTAAAGLLPEIENQSALVAELRELRGEWRALERSWHAMRPRLLRGSHDAAGAGATSFAGDETALRLSSFERRFRALGASLDAAHRAHDRHLWSLRRWGSGFQDEVRQLRMLPAESQFSNLGRMIRDISRAQGKEVEADIRGLETQADRVVLQRLKDPVLHIARNAVSHGVETPQERVAAGKRAAATVRFEASVVGRRLVLRIEDDGRGPNRAAIARHAVERGLLGADEAEAAPEERLLDLIFEPGFSTAPTANEYAGRGMGLAIVRREVTRLQGSVTLAAREGGGTVVTVEVPLSLLSQRLVFVAVQDDILAIPSNDVARVLRVPADTLFTDLAAPTIRLEEEDIPVTPMAALLGYDGAMPQGNGAPLALVILRTAGRRVALVVDALLATRDSVVTPAEEVGIDAARFLGTVLMDDGSPALVLNPAALSPRPGMALPPLVRPVDESARRRPHILVVDDSITTRTLEKSILEAHGYRVTLCVDGREAVETLGELEDVNLIISDVEMPRMDGFALLQAVKGNPMTSDLPVILVTSRASDEDRERGLDLGADAYIVKTRFDQNELLAGIRRLL